Proteins found in one Mesorhizobium sp. CAU 1732 genomic segment:
- a CDS encoding LacI family DNA-binding transcriptional regulator — MKRITLLDVAQHAGVSRATASLVVRGSSLVSTATRASVEASMVELGYVYNLGAARMRASRSRTAGVIIPNLTNPFFAVLLAGIESVLETAGLAVILANSNESAPKQDGFVNRMREHGVDGLIVCPAEGTEQRFVEDAHRWDIPMVQTLRMVPGTSGDYAGMDPEGGMREAIQCLADFGHRRIGYIAADTVHSAHTERLASFHTAMTENGLEPLFVRELQSTHHAARMAAPDIMNRPKRPTALVCHNDVLGLGLHRGLSDLGVMPGRDVSLVGFDNVAEADLVRPGLASVATEPFKVGETAARLLLRRIEEPEAEIARTAVPTYFVQRGSCGPLRSAAMAVSA, encoded by the coding sequence ATGAAACGGATTACGCTTCTGGACGTCGCGCAACATGCCGGGGTTTCGCGCGCCACGGCGTCGCTCGTCGTGCGCGGAAGTTCGCTGGTCAGCACCGCCACGCGCGCCAGCGTCGAAGCCTCGATGGTCGAACTCGGCTATGTCTACAATCTCGGCGCGGCCCGGATGCGGGCGTCCCGCAGCCGCACCGCCGGCGTCATCATCCCCAATCTCACCAACCCGTTCTTCGCCGTGCTCCTGGCCGGCATCGAAAGCGTGCTGGAGACTGCGGGACTGGCGGTCATCCTCGCCAATTCAAACGAGAGCGCGCCCAAACAGGACGGCTTCGTCAACCGGATGCGCGAGCACGGCGTGGACGGGCTGATCGTCTGTCCCGCCGAGGGAACGGAGCAGCGCTTCGTCGAAGACGCCCACAGATGGGACATCCCGATGGTGCAGACGCTGCGCATGGTTCCCGGAACCTCGGGCGATTATGCCGGCATGGATCCCGAAGGCGGAATGCGCGAAGCGATTCAATGCCTCGCCGATTTCGGCCATCGGCGGATCGGCTACATAGCCGCCGACACGGTGCACTCCGCACACACCGAGCGTCTCGCCAGCTTCCATACAGCCATGACGGAGAACGGGCTCGAACCGCTCTTCGTCAGGGAACTCCAGTCGACCCATCACGCCGCCCGCATGGCAGCGCCCGACATCATGAACCGCCCAAAACGGCCCACTGCGCTGGTTTGCCACAACGACGTGCTCGGACTGGGCCTGCATCGCGGTCTCTCCGATCTCGGCGTGATGCCCGGCCGCGACGTTTCCCTGGTGGGCTTCGACAACGTCGCCGAGGCCGATCTGGTCAGGCCGGGCCTCGCTTCCGTCGCCACGGAACCCTTCAAGGTCGGGGAGACCGCAGCACGGCTTCTCCTGCGCCGGATCGAAGAGCCGGAAGCGGAGATCGCACGCACGGCCGTGCCCACTTATTTCGTTCAACGCGGCTCCTGCGGGCCACTGCGCTCGGCTGCGATGGCCGTTTCGGCTTGA
- a CDS encoding transporter substrate-binding domain-containing protein, with the protein MNIFGKIAGLALGAALAAGVALSGAAAQTVEEIKSRGTINIGMLVDFPPFGIINEQGQPDGYDADVAKLLAEDMGVAVNIVPVTGPNRIPYLLSGQVDILVASLGITPERAEQVDFSDGYAGIEIFVFGDANTEVTEAADLSGKSVGVARASTQDTAITEIAPQDANIQRFDDDASAVQALLSGQVPLMGASNVVIAQINSVAPDRFDTKFSLRRQSQGIATRPGQTELMEHINAFVAKAKESGQLNELHEKWVGGPLPEFLVSE; encoded by the coding sequence ATGAACATCTTCGGAAAGATTGCCGGACTGGCGCTCGGCGCAGCGCTCGCGGCAGGCGTGGCGCTCTCGGGCGCGGCAGCGCAGACGGTCGAGGAGATCAAATCGCGCGGCACGATCAACATCGGCATGCTGGTCGATTTCCCGCCTTTCGGCATCATCAACGAGCAGGGCCAGCCGGACGGCTATGATGCCGACGTCGCGAAGCTTCTCGCCGAGGACATGGGCGTCGCGGTCAATATCGTGCCGGTCACCGGTCCGAACCGCATCCCCTATTTGCTCTCCGGCCAGGTCGATATCCTCGTCGCCTCGCTCGGCATCACGCCCGAGCGCGCCGAGCAGGTCGACTTCTCGGACGGCTATGCCGGCATCGAAATCTTCGTCTTCGGCGACGCGAACACCGAGGTGACCGAAGCCGCCGACCTCTCCGGCAAGAGCGTCGGCGTCGCCCGCGCCTCCACGCAGGACACCGCCATCACCGAGATCGCGCCGCAGGACGCCAACATCCAGCGCTTCGACGACGATGCCTCGGCCGTGCAGGCACTGCTGTCGGGTCAGGTGCCGCTGATGGGCGCGTCGAACGTGGTGATCGCGCAGATCAATTCGGTCGCGCCCGACCGGTTCGACACCAAGTTCTCGCTGCGCCGCCAGAGTCAGGGCATCGCCACGCGGCCCGGACAGACCGAGCTGATGGAGCACATCAACGCGTTCGTCGCGAAGGCGAAGGAGAGCGGCCAGCTCAACGAGCTGCACGAAAAGTGGGTCGGCGGTCCGCTGCCCGAGTTCCTCGTTTCCGAATAA
- a CDS encoding pyridoxal phosphate-dependent aminotransferase, with protein MIRASRRVTETAVKSFGMYEKAALRHAAGHDVIRLELGRPYADTPHHIKQATIDALLAGEVHYSDMQGLPVLRAALADKVRKANDVSVDASEILVTNGLTHASFAAFLAFLDPGDEVILLEPFYPQHVGKIELAGAKVVTAPLDSENGFSISADLIRPRITARTKMIVLVNPVNPTGRVYGRDELQALADLAIEHDLLVVSDEVYEEIVYDGHRHVSIASLPGMKERTISMFAFTKSFSMDGWRLGYIAADASLLPALTKITMNDVTHVNTFIQYGALAAVTGPGTVLRDLVAADRRKRDLVVQRLNQMPGVTCALPEGTIYAFADVRATGLPSVELAARILETANVSVEAGSFYGPGGEGYLRVCFGSQSEARLDEAMDRLQGFFNRI; from the coding sequence ATGATACGCGCGTCGCGCCGCGTCACCGAGACGGCAGTGAAAAGTTTCGGGATGTACGAAAAGGCCGCGCTGCGTCACGCGGCTGGTCATGATGTCATCCGGCTGGAACTTGGCCGCCCCTATGCGGATACGCCGCATCATATCAAGCAGGCGACCATCGATGCGCTGCTGGCCGGCGAGGTCCACTACAGCGACATGCAGGGACTGCCTGTGCTGCGCGCCGCTTTGGCGGACAAGGTTCGAAAAGCGAACGACGTGTCTGTCGACGCTTCGGAAATCCTGGTCACGAACGGTCTGACGCATGCGTCCTTCGCGGCGTTTCTTGCCTTTCTGGACCCGGGTGACGAGGTCATTCTTCTTGAGCCGTTCTACCCGCAGCATGTCGGGAAGATCGAACTCGCCGGCGCGAAGGTCGTTACAGCGCCGCTCGATAGCGAGAACGGTTTTTCGATCTCGGCCGACCTGATCCGGCCCAGGATCACCGCGCGAACGAAGATGATCGTGCTCGTAAATCCGGTCAATCCGACCGGGCGCGTCTATGGGCGCGATGAACTTCAGGCGCTTGCGGATCTCGCGATTGAACATGACCTGCTGGTGGTGTCCGACGAGGTCTACGAGGAAATCGTCTATGACGGACACCGTCACGTCAGCATCGCGTCATTGCCGGGCATGAAGGAGCGAACGATTTCCATGTTCGCTTTTACGAAGTCGTTTTCCATGGACGGGTGGCGGCTCGGCTACATTGCGGCCGACGCCTCGCTGCTCCCCGCATTGACGAAGATCACGATGAACGACGTGACCCACGTCAACACCTTCATCCAGTATGGAGCGCTTGCCGCTGTCACCGGGCCTGGAACCGTGCTTCGGGATCTGGTGGCCGCCGACAGGCGAAAACGCGACCTAGTCGTCCAGCGCCTGAACCAGATGCCCGGCGTGACCTGTGCGCTGCCGGAAGGAACGATTTACGCATTTGCCGATGTCAGGGCGACGGGGCTGCCTTCGGTCGAGCTAGCCGCGCGCATCCTGGAAACGGCAAACGTCTCGGTCGAGGCAGGTTCGTTCTATGGCCCGGGCGGGGAGGGCTATTTGCGCGTATGTTTCGGCTCGCAATCCGAAGCCCGCCTCGACGAGGCGATGGATCGCCTTCAGGGCTTCTTCAACCGTATTTGA
- a CDS encoding amino acid ABC transporter permease, translating to MGYQFKFAPVFSNFDQLLTGALTTIQLSFGAMLLGTIVAVACAIAKTAGPKPLRFLVDCYVEAIRNTPFLIQIFFIFFALPSLGIRLSPNVAALTALTVNVGAYATEIIRAGIESISRGQVEAGTALGLKRMQVFRYIIMKPALRTIYPALTSQFIYLMLTSSVVSVISATDLAAAGNNIQSQTFAAFEVYLVITVMYLILSLGFSALFAAIQRYAFNYPLAR from the coding sequence TTGGGCTATCAGTTCAAATTTGCGCCGGTCTTCAGCAATTTCGACCAATTGCTGACCGGCGCGCTGACCACCATCCAGCTTTCCTTCGGCGCGATGCTGCTGGGCACGATCGTCGCGGTCGCCTGCGCCATCGCCAAGACCGCGGGGCCGAAGCCGCTGCGCTTCCTCGTCGACTGCTATGTCGAGGCGATCCGCAACACGCCCTTTCTCATCCAGATCTTCTTCATCTTCTTCGCCCTGCCCTCGCTTGGCATCAGGTTGTCGCCCAATGTCGCCGCACTGACAGCGCTGACCGTCAATGTCGGCGCCTATGCCACCGAGATCATCCGCGCCGGCATCGAATCCATCAGCCGGGGGCAGGTCGAGGCGGGCACCGCACTCGGCCTCAAGCGCATGCAGGTCTTCCGCTACATCATCATGAAGCCGGCGCTGCGCACCATCTATCCGGCCCTGACCAGCCAGTTCATCTACCTGATGCTGACGTCGAGCGTGGTGTCGGTCATCTCCGCCACCGATTTGGCGGCCGCCGGCAACAACATCCAGTCGCAGACCTTCGCCGCCTTCGAGGTCTATCTCGTCATCACAGTCATGTATCTGATCCTGTCGCTGGGCTTCTCGGCCCTCTTCGCGGCGATCCAGCGATATGCCTTCAACTATCCGCTGGCGCGCTAG
- a CDS encoding sugar ABC transporter permease, with protein MSVVRADEKDTPRARTFLERLSQSRNGLGILFMLPAAVFLLCFLTYPLGLGIWLGFTDTQIGRSGTFIGLENYQWLWDDSVFWMSVFNTLLYTSVASVLKFVLGLWLALILNEHMPFKNLFRAIILLPWVVPTVLSALAFWWIFDSQFSIISWVLMQWGVIDRPINFLGDPNNARAAVIAANVWRGIPFVAISLLAGLQTIPQSLYEAAALDGATGWQRFRRITLPLLTPIIAVVMTFSVLFTFTDFQLIYVLTRGGPVNATHLMATLSFQRAIPGGQLGEGAAIAVAMIPFLLAAILFSFFGLQRRRWQQGGAD; from the coding sequence ATGAGCGTTGTACGAGCAGACGAGAAGGACACGCCGCGCGCCCGGACGTTCCTGGAGCGCCTGTCGCAGAGCCGCAACGGGCTCGGCATCCTGTTCATGCTGCCGGCGGCCGTCTTCCTGCTCTGCTTCCTGACCTATCCGCTCGGGCTCGGCATCTGGCTCGGCTTCACCGACACGCAGATCGGCCGGTCGGGCACCTTCATCGGGCTGGAGAACTACCAGTGGCTCTGGGACGATTCCGTCTTCTGGATGTCGGTGTTCAACACGCTGCTCTACACATCCGTCGCCTCGGTGCTGAAATTCGTGCTCGGCCTGTGGCTTGCACTCATCCTGAACGAGCACATGCCGTTCAAGAACCTGTTCCGGGCGATCATCCTCCTGCCCTGGGTGGTGCCGACCGTGCTGTCGGCGCTCGCCTTCTGGTGGATTTTCGATTCCCAGTTCTCGATCATCTCGTGGGTGCTGATGCAATGGGGCGTCATCGACCGGCCGATCAACTTCCTCGGTGATCCCAACAATGCCCGCGCTGCGGTCATCGCCGCCAATGTCTGGCGCGGCATCCCCTTCGTCGCGATCTCGCTGCTGGCCGGCCTGCAGACCATCCCGCAATCGCTCTACGAGGCGGCCGCGCTCGATGGCGCAACAGGCTGGCAGCGGTTCCGGCGCATCACGCTGCCGCTGCTGACGCCGATCATCGCCGTGGTGATGACCTTCTCGGTGCTGTTCACCTTCACAGATTTCCAGCTCATCTACGTGCTGACGCGCGGCGGGCCGGTGAATGCCACGCATCTGATGGCGACGCTCTCCTTCCAGCGCGCCATTCCCGGCGGCCAGCTTGGCGAGGGTGCGGCGATCGCTGTCGCGATGATCCCCTTCCTGCTCGCAGCGATCCTGTTTTCCTTCTTCGGATTGCAGAGACGCCGCTGGCAGCAGGGCGGGGCGGATTGA
- a CDS encoding extracellular solute-binding protein, protein MSINRRQILAGTAGVAATAAFGNLAMPRRAFAQNGVPTFTPEEGASLRLLRWVPFVKAEEEAWNANTRAFTEATGVEVRIDQESWEDVRPKAAVAANIGSGPDMVMGWFDDAHQYPDKLADLTDLGTSLGEAHGGWYPGIEGYARRGDAFIALPLCAIGNAICYRQSHMEAAGFTEFPNDTDGFLELCKAMQAKGTPAGFPHGKAVGDGNNYAHWLLWSHGGKMVDEQGVVAINSPETLAAIQYAQELYKTFIPGTESWQDINNNRAFLAGQVSLIANGVSVYYAARNDPAMQEIADDMRTSNMPIGPVGESVELHQTSTISVFNHCRYPEAAKAYLAFMYQSDNMNAWIEGASAYCCQPLKEYEANPVWTSNPIHEPYSKASASLRPNGYAGPLGYASAGVMADYVLVDMFAEAVTGQRSPEEAIQNAERRANRYYRV, encoded by the coding sequence ATGTCGATCAATCGCAGACAGATACTTGCAGGCACTGCAGGCGTTGCCGCCACGGCGGCCTTCGGCAATCTCGCAATGCCCCGCCGGGCCTTCGCGCAGAATGGAGTGCCGACATTCACGCCGGAGGAAGGCGCGAGCCTGAGGCTCCTGCGCTGGGTTCCGTTCGTCAAGGCGGAGGAGGAAGCCTGGAACGCGAACACCCGCGCCTTCACCGAGGCGACGGGCGTCGAAGTCCGCATCGACCAGGAAAGCTGGGAGGACGTGCGCCCCAAGGCAGCCGTCGCGGCCAATATCGGTTCGGGACCGGACATGGTGATGGGCTGGTTCGACGACGCGCATCAATATCCCGACAAGCTGGCCGATCTCACCGACCTCGGCACCTCGCTGGGCGAGGCCCATGGCGGCTGGTATCCAGGCATCGAGGGCTATGCCAGGCGCGGTGACGCCTTCATCGCCCTGCCGCTCTGCGCGATCGGTAACGCCATCTGCTACCGCCAGAGCCATATGGAAGCGGCTGGCTTCACGGAGTTTCCGAACGACACCGACGGCTTCCTCGAACTCTGCAAGGCCATGCAGGCCAAGGGCACGCCCGCTGGCTTCCCGCACGGCAAGGCGGTCGGCGACGGCAACAACTACGCGCACTGGCTTTTGTGGAGCCATGGCGGAAAGATGGTCGACGAGCAGGGTGTTGTCGCTATCAACTCGCCTGAAACGCTCGCCGCGATCCAATACGCGCAGGAACTCTACAAGACCTTCATCCCCGGCACCGAAAGCTGGCAGGACATCAACAACAACCGTGCCTTCCTTGCCGGCCAGGTGTCGCTGATCGCCAACGGCGTTTCGGTCTACTATGCGGCGAGGAACGATCCGGCGATGCAGGAGATCGCCGACGACATGCGGACCAGCAACATGCCGATCGGCCCGGTCGGCGAGTCGGTCGAGTTGCACCAGACTTCGACTATTTCGGTCTTCAACCACTGCCGTTATCCGGAGGCGGCGAAGGCCTACCTCGCCTTCATGTACCAGTCGGACAACATGAATGCCTGGATCGAAGGCGCCAGCGCCTATTGCTGCCAGCCGCTGAAGGAATACGAGGCGAACCCCGTCTGGACATCGAACCCGATCCACGAGCCCTATTCGAAGGCATCGGCGAGCCTGCGGCCCAACGGCTATGCCGGCCCGCTCGGCTACGCCTCCGCCGGCGTCATGGCAGACTACGTGCTGGTCGACATGTTCGCCGAAGCCGTCACCGGACAGCGCTCGCCTGAAGAGGCGATCCAGAACGCGGAGCGTCGCGCCAACCGCTACTACCGCGTCTGA
- a CDS encoding carbohydrate ABC transporter permease — protein MQQFNTLPRRIVVIYLPLAIFLFVLLFPFYWMAITAVKPNHQLTNYSTYSPFWVVQPTLDHIRFLLFETSYPGWLWNTMIVSVFSTIISLAASVLAAYAIERIRFTGARVTGLMIFLAYLVPPSILFIPLAFMVFQFGIFDSRLALIFSYPTFLIPFCTWLLMGYFRSIPFELEESALVDGATRWQILTKIILPLAVPGLISAGIFAFTLSWNEFIYALTFISSSENKTVPVGVLTELVRGDVYEWGALMSGALIGSLPVVILYSFFVDYYVSSMTGAVKE, from the coding sequence ATGCAGCAGTTCAACACGCTGCCGCGCAGGATCGTCGTCATCTACCTGCCGCTCGCGATCTTCCTCTTCGTGCTGCTGTTTCCGTTCTACTGGATGGCGATCACGGCGGTGAAGCCGAACCACCAGCTCACCAACTACTCGACCTACAGCCCGTTCTGGGTGGTGCAGCCGACGCTCGACCACATCCGCTTCCTGCTGTTCGAGACCTCCTATCCGGGCTGGTTGTGGAATACGATGATCGTGTCCGTCTTCTCGACGATCATTTCTCTGGCGGCGTCCGTCCTGGCCGCCTACGCCATCGAGCGCATCCGGTTCACCGGCGCGCGGGTCACCGGGCTGATGATCTTCCTCGCCTATCTGGTGCCACCGTCGATCCTGTTCATCCCGCTCGCCTTCATGGTGTTCCAGTTCGGCATCTTCGATTCCCGACTGGCGCTGATCTTCAGCTATCCCACCTTCCTGATCCCGTTCTGCACCTGGCTCCTGATGGGCTATTTCCGCTCGATCCCGTTCGAGCTGGAGGAAAGCGCGCTGGTCGACGGCGCGACACGCTGGCAAATCCTGACCAAGATCATCCTGCCGCTGGCCGTTCCGGGGCTGATCTCGGCCGGCATCTTCGCCTTCACCCTGTCGTGGAACGAGTTCATCTACGCGCTGACCTTCATCTCCTCCTCGGAGAACAAGACCGTGCCGGTGGGCGTGCTGACGGAACTGGTGCGCGGCGACGTCTACGAATGGGGTGCGCTGATGTCCGGCGCGCTGATCGGCTCGCTGCCGGTCGTCATCCTCTATTCGTTCTTCGTCGACTACTACGTCTCGTCGATGACCGGCGCCGTGAAGGAGTAA
- a CDS encoding amino acid ABC transporter ATP-binding protein: MSVTNTKSADMPAVRMEGVDKWYNTFHALKNIDLEVARGEKIVVCGPSGSGKSTLIRCVNQLEAVGKGRIFVDGIELTAGPKNVEQVRRDVGMVFQQFNLFPHMTVLENCTLAPMKVRGVSRAEAEETARKFLARVRIPEQAEKYPAQLSGGQQQRVAIARALCMNPKIMLFDEPTSALDPEMVKEVLDTMIDLATEGMTMIVVTHEMGFARKVADRVIFMDQGEIVEIAGPEEFFSNPKHERTRTFLGQISTE; encoded by the coding sequence ATGTCCGTGACGAACACCAAGAGCGCAGACATGCCCGCCGTCAGGATGGAGGGTGTGGACAAGTGGTACAACACGTTCCACGCTCTCAAGAACATCGACCTCGAGGTCGCACGCGGCGAGAAGATCGTCGTGTGCGGCCCTTCGGGGTCGGGCAAGTCGACGCTGATCCGCTGCGTCAACCAGCTCGAGGCGGTCGGGAAGGGCAGGATCTTCGTCGACGGCATCGAACTGACCGCCGGCCCGAAGAACGTCGAGCAGGTGCGCCGCGACGTGGGCATGGTGTTTCAGCAGTTCAACCTGTTCCCGCACATGACGGTGCTGGAGAACTGCACGCTCGCGCCGATGAAGGTGCGTGGCGTCTCCAGGGCTGAAGCCGAGGAGACGGCCAGGAAGTTCCTCGCCCGGGTGCGCATCCCCGAGCAGGCCGAAAAATATCCGGCCCAGCTTTCCGGCGGCCAGCAGCAGCGCGTGGCGATCGCCCGCGCGCTGTGCATGAACCCCAAGATCATGCTGTTCGACGAGCCGACCTCCGCGCTCGATCCGGAGATGGTCAAGGAAGTGCTCGACACGATGATCGACCTCGCGACGGAAGGCATGACGATGATCGTCGTCACCCATGAGATGGGCTTTGCGCGCAAGGTCGCCGACCGCGTCATCTTCATGGATCAGGGCGAGATCGTCGAGATTGCCGGCCCGGAGGAATTCTTCTCCAATCCGAAGCACGAACGAACCCGCACGTTTCTCGGCCAGATCTCAACCGAATAG
- a CDS encoding amino acid ABC transporter permease: MIRAFGINEFWFIVMAVQWTVALSAVAFAGGVVGGLAVALARVSSIPPLRYAALGFIRLFQGTPLLMQLFLVFFGLNIFGLGINPWLAAAIALTLHASAFLGEIWRGCIEAVPKGQAEASWALGLRYYDRMKSIILPQAARIAVAPTVGFLVQLIKGTSLASIIGFVELTRAGQIINNATFDPFTVFGLVAALYFILCWPLSIVARRMENRFAVATRR; encoded by the coding sequence ATGATCAGGGCTTTCGGAATCAACGAATTCTGGTTCATCGTCATGGCGGTGCAATGGACCGTGGCCTTGTCGGCGGTCGCGTTCGCGGGCGGCGTCGTGGGCGGGCTGGCGGTCGCGCTTGCCAGGGTGTCTTCCATCCCGCCGCTGCGCTATGCGGCGCTCGGCTTCATCCGGCTGTTCCAGGGCACGCCGCTGCTGATGCAGCTCTTCCTCGTCTTCTTCGGGCTCAACATCTTCGGGCTGGGCATCAATCCGTGGCTGGCGGCCGCGATTGCGCTGACGCTGCATGCCAGCGCCTTCCTGGGCGAGATCTGGCGCGGCTGCATAGAGGCTGTGCCGAAAGGCCAGGCCGAAGCCTCCTGGGCGCTGGGATTGCGCTATTACGACCGCATGAAGTCCATCATCCTGCCGCAGGCCGCCCGCATCGCGGTCGCGCCGACGGTCGGCTTTCTCGTCCAGCTCATCAAGGGCACCTCGCTCGCCTCGATCATCGGCTTTGTGGAGCTGACGCGCGCGGGCCAGATCATCAACAACGCGACCTTCGACCCGTTCACGGTGTTCGGGCTGGTCGCCGCACTCTACTTCATCCTGTGCTGGCCGCTGTCGATCGTCGCGCGCCGCATGGAAAACCGCTTCGCCGTGGCGACACGGCGTTGA